A region from the Myripristis murdjan chromosome 23, fMyrMur1.1, whole genome shotgun sequence genome encodes:
- the LOC115354908 gene encoding FYVE, RhoGEF and PH domain-containing protein 4-like — translation MFDLKKRNSLTLRSGSYDTEEFRRVAVRRKVKGDADGHASHTGVGSGVCGSYSCDQASDRNTNERSPTRRSPVKPKVPPKPAHLQSPVKIKPDQTHSPIRGEKRIQPVNGSDAAQSPSREAAGANSTCDGVSVSHISPPRNCLASLSPTTGRAGGSSLLNGVSGAHISPVRNGHGTPSPASSPVLGVPSPTKRGIQSCSPLREGGHSPAKLSPRNHSPLRGRLRTPSPVQGRTGSYSPANSSKSLLGQKRSPVAKMEGQESRTWTSCSVPELIIHLEKSSPATQKHERSPLKPLPSANCSVSTITTKAVASHRLNHTANGAMTDPLSSDKERPTGHINGIRLEREDTLVNGKGPSDGEKDEERSTDGRIQNGSKCEEMAEETSTIGGGEPNDEESVEQKLYKVANELLQTERAYVARLHLLDQVFCLRLTEEARQGSFPAEVVRNIFSNISSIHSFHSQFLLPDLENCIIHWREKPGLGVVMLQHAPFLRMYADYIRNFDQAVELVRTWMERSAAFRNIIQDIQSQEVCGSLTLQHHMLEPVQRVPRYELLLRDYLKKLPEDNPEYSLAHKSLQTISMAAVHSNSAIHKAESLKRLLEIYEMVGEEEVVNPANEFLREGRLLKLAARNMSAMERHLFLFNNFLLCCTPKFCLVGQRYTVRTRIGVEGMQVQRTTNEDHPHTFQVSGKERTLELQASTEQDCDEWIKVIQGAIDVFQRKNETFKLASKELDVEVSTEELGRRAPRWIRDNEVTMCMKCQEPFNALTRRRHHCRACGCVVCWKCSDNKVALEYDGNKLNKVCKVCYSILTGQDRRERADSKKRGTLEPQGDAASQMKPGMQWTMEASPVSSDAVMSSFLQYGGNAKTWQRVWSVISKTEPLVLHLYAAPQDVKALSSIALQGYTVDGSPRMSLELQGHACFCLNQCSSTHTFACDSLELKQRWLAVLQAAVTGELPACPVTGSDSVTKGTRSGTNPSVAVDEEVVTNGTKADHC, via the exons ATGTTCGACCTGAAGAAGAGGAACAGTTTGACTCTGAGGTCCGGCTCCTACGACACCGAGGAGTTCAGACGAGTGGCGGTGAGGCGGAAGGTGAAAGGTGATGCGGACGGCCACGCCTCACATACAG GTGTgggcagtggtgtgtgtgggtcgTACAGCTGTGATCAGGCTAGTGACCGGAACACCAATGAAAGAAGCCCAACCAGGAGATCTCCTGTCAAACCAAAAG TGCCTCCCAAACCAGCTCACCTCCAGAGCCCTGTGAAGATCAAGCCGGATCAGACCCACAGTCCCATTAGAGGAGAAAAACGAATCCAACCCGTTAACGGCTCAGACGCAGCCCAGAGTCCAagcagagaagcagcaggagcaaATAGCACATGTGATGGAGTGTCTGTTTCCCACATCAGCCCACCAAGGAACTGTCTAGCATCCCTTAGTCCTActacaggaagggcaggggggAGCAGCTTACTGAATGGAGTTTCTGGAGCCCATATCAGCCCTGTAAGAAATGGCCATGGGACTCCAAGTCCAGCAAGTAGTCCAGTTTTAGGAGTCCCCAGTCCGACTAAAAGAGGCATTCAAAGCTGCAGCCCGTTGAGGGAAGGAGGGCACAGTCCTGCTAAGTTGTCCCCAAGAAACCACAGCCCTCTCAGGGGGAGGCTGCGGACCCCCAGCCCTGTTCAGGGCAGGACGGGGAGCTACAGCCCAGCCAACAGCTCCAAATCTTTGCTAGGACAGAAGAGGAGTCCTGTAGCTAAGATGGAGGGACAGGAGAGCAGGACATGGACATCTTGCAGTGTGCCAGAGCTGATCATTCACCTGGAGAAGagcag CCCTGCTACTCAGAAACATGAACGCTCTCCACTGAAACCGCTGCCATCAGCCAACTGCAGTGTATCTACAATCACTACCAAAGCAGTGGCCAGCCATAGACTCAATCATACCGCAAACGGAGCAATGACCGATCCACTGAGCAGTGACAAAGAGCGTCCCACAGGCCATATTAATGGCATCAGGCTGGAAAGAGAGGACACATTAGTAAACGGGAAGGGACCGAGTGATGGAGAAAAAGATGAGGAGAGATCCACGGACGGGAGGATTCAGAACGGGTCTAAATGTGAAGAGATGGCAGAGGAGACGAGCACAATTGGAGGAGGAGAGCCCAACGATGAGGAAAGTGTAGAGCAGAAACTGTACAAGGTGGCCAACGAGCTTCTGCAGACGGAGAGGGCCTACGTGGCTCGCCTCCACCTGCTGGACCAG GTGTTCTGCTTACGTCTGACAGAGGAGGCGAGACAAGGCTCATTTCCTGCGGAGGTGGTGAGGAACATCTTCTCCAACATTTCCTCTATCCACTCCTTCCACAGCCAGTTTCTGCTGCCCGACCTGGAAAACTGCATAATCCACTG GCGTGAGAAGCCAGGCCTGGGCGTGGTCATGCTGCAGCACGCCCCCTTCCTAAGGATGTACGCAGACTACATCAGGAACTTTGACCAGGCCGTGGAGCTGGTGAGGACCTGGATGGAGCGCTCTGCTGCCTTCAGAAACATCATCCAGGACATCCAG AGTCAGGAGGTGTGTGGCAGCCTGACGCTGCAGCACCACATGCTGGAGCCGGTCCAGAGGGTTCCCCGCTACGAGCTGCTGCTCAGGGATTACCTGAAGAAACTGCCCGAAGATAATCCAGAATACAGCCTTGCTCACA AATCCTTGCAGACCATTTCCATGGCAGCCGTGCACTCAAACAGTGCCATCCACAAAGCT GAGAGCCTGAAGCGGCTGCTGGAGATCTATGAGATGgtcggggaggaggaggtggtcaACCCGGCCAACGAGTTCCTCCGGGAAGGTCGCCTCCTCAAGCTTGCCGCCCGGAACATGTCTGCCATGGAGAGGCACCTCTTCCTG TTCAACAACTTCTTGCTGTGCTGCACTCCCAAATTCTGCCTGGTGGGGCAGCGTTACACCGTGCGGACCCGGATCGGGGTGGAGGGCATGCAGGTGCAACGGACCACCAATGAAGACCACCCACACACCTTCCAGGTCTCTGGAAAGGAGAGGACCCTTGAGCTGCAGGCCAG CACTGAACAAGACTGTGATGAATGGATAAAG GTGATTCAGGGAGCCATTGATGTATttcaaaggaaaaatgaaacCTTTAAGTTGGCTTCTAAGGAACTGGATGTGGAAGTGTCA ACAGAGGAGCTTGGCCGACGTGCCCCTCGCTGGATCAGGGACAACGAGGTGACCATGTGTATGAAATGCCAGGAGCCTTTCAACGCCCTCACCAGACGGAGACACCACTGCCGAGCCTGTGGCTGT GTGGTGTGTTGGAAATGTTCGGACAACAAGGTGGCTTTAGAGTACGACGGCAACAAGCTGAACAAAGTGTGTAAGGTCTGCTACTCCATCCTGACGGGTCAGGACAGACGGGAAAGAGCCGACAGCAAGAAGAGAGGAACACTGGAG CCTCAAGGAGATGCTGCTTCTCAGATGAAACCAGGGATGCAGTGGACG ATGGAGGCGTCCCCGGTGTCCAGTGATGCTGTGATGAGCAGCTTCCTGCAGTATGGTGGCAACGCCAAGACCTGGCAAAGGGTGTGGTCTGTTATCTCAAAGACTGAGCCGCTGGTCCTGCACCTGTACGCAGCCCCACAG GATGTCAAAGCCCTGTCCAGCATCGCTCTGCAGGGCTACACAGTGGACGGATCCCCCCGGATGTCTCTGGAGCTCCAGGGCCACGCCTGCTTCTGTCTAAACCAGTGCTCATCCACCCACACCTTCGCCTGCGACAGTCTGGAGCTGAAACAGCGCTGGCTGGCCGTCCTTCAGGCTGCTGTGACGGGCGAGCTGCCAGCGTGCCCGGTGACCGGCTCAGACAGCGTCACCAAGGGAACCAGATCTGGCACAAATCCAAGTGTGGCTGTTGATGAAGAAGTTGTCACCAACGGCACTAAAGCAGACCACTGCTGA